A genomic window from Silvibacterium dinghuense includes:
- a CDS encoding DUF2127 domain-containing protein — protein MSDSSRSNSGNDIAPKQAPAAHASLLPGMAIVCLWMLGQCALGLMGVITHHLPPVVMLICVAFAVAANGLLKLRRWGWALTLAAVFLSLCYGCFMLFHFHQGPMIVMVAVNLIFFLYLIRPEVLERVK, from the coding sequence ATGAGCGATTCCTCCAGGAGCAATTCCGGGAACGACATTGCGCCGAAGCAGGCGCCCGCTGCGCATGCCAGCCTGCTGCCGGGCATGGCGATCGTCTGCCTGTGGATGCTGGGCCAATGCGCGCTGGGGCTGATGGGCGTGATCACGCATCACCTGCCGCCGGTGGTCATGCTGATCTGCGTGGCCTTTGCCGTGGCTGCGAATGGGCTGCTCAAGCTGCGCCGCTGGGGATGGGCGCTGACGCTCGCAGCGGTCTTCCTTTCGCTCTGCTATGGATGCTTCATGCTCTTCCACTTTCACCAGGGGCCGATGATCGTGATGGTGGCGGTGAATCTGATCTTCTTTTTGTACTTGATCCGGCCTGAGGTGCTGGAGCGGGTGAAGTAG
- a CDS encoding c-type cytochrome, with product MPRRLSFLFLALASLVVIAAGCGPSLPPSKPLSQLTPLEAQGYQVFATHCAECHNASSEKSLHGPGLQGLYKKKFLPSGAPANDDRVTDAIRNGRGLMPALGHTMDDAELKALLAYLHTL from the coding sequence TTGCCGCGCCGTCTTTCATTCCTGTTTCTGGCTCTCGCGTCGCTCGTTGTGATTGCAGCGGGATGCGGACCCTCGCTGCCGCCGTCGAAGCCTCTCTCGCAGCTCACGCCGCTGGAGGCGCAGGGGTATCAGGTCTTTGCGACGCATTGTGCGGAGTGCCATAACGCCAGTTCCGAAAAGTCTCTGCATGGTCCCGGCCTGCAGGGACTCTATAAAAAGAAATTTCTGCCCAGCGGCGCGCCAGCAAATGACGATCGCGTGACCGATGCCATCCGTAATGGACGCGGACTGATGCCGGCGCTTGGCCATACTATGGATGACGCGGAATTAAAGGCGCTGCTGGCCTATCTGCATACTTTATGA
- the dacB gene encoding D-alanyl-D-alanine carboxypeptidase/D-alanyl-D-alanine-endopeptidase, giving the protein MKLRRSAPLAVSLCLLLSLPALAASHHAKARKPAPSALSDTVNAILADPAVSRAHWGISVTNASGAPVFALNDGQFFEPASNAKLLVTAAALALLPPHTTWTTAVVTAGEIDSAGTLHGNVSLLGAGDPTISGRAYPYSEHTERPDPPLAALEAMADQIAARGIRHIDGDILGDDSWFVHEPYGAGWGWDDLDWSYGAPVSALTVNDNVVYLNIAPNPASVGGTPTWNPDTPYYSLENSLQFLPGREEASTGMDRPVGSKVVRLFGTANQGGVHVALAIEDPAEYAATALRQMLLARGITVSGQARAQHRFSTDTADFRVEVNQPLVLHPLSLATIEPPATAMQLLASHVSVPFEQDITVTNKVSQNLHAELYLRILGRLEGGDGSLAQGLRVVRTFLTATGSQGPGVDPGDFVFYDGSGLSPQDLITPRALTKLLSWAATQPWGEEYRSSLPVGGVDGTLAGRFTEPSLRGKVFAKTGTLSEVHGLSGYLTAASGRTLTFSILCNDRTPTGDAARVAMDKIVAAIAAAN; this is encoded by the coding sequence ATGAAACTTCGCCGCTCCGCTCCCCTTGCCGTCTCGCTCTGCCTGCTGCTCTCGCTGCCTGCGCTTGCGGCATCCCATCACGCCAAGGCTCGTAAGCCTGCTCCCTCTGCGCTGTCCGATACCGTCAACGCGATTCTTGCCGATCCTGCTGTCTCCCGCGCGCACTGGGGCATCTCGGTTACGAATGCGAGCGGCGCGCCGGTGTTTGCGCTGAATGACGGGCAGTTCTTCGAGCCGGCTTCGAACGCCAAGTTGCTGGTGACGGCCGCGGCGCTGGCTCTGCTGCCCCCGCATACGACGTGGACTACCGCAGTCGTGACCGCAGGCGAGATCGACAGCGCAGGCACGCTGCATGGCAATGTTTCGCTGCTCGGAGCTGGCGACCCAACCATCTCCGGCCGCGCCTATCCGTACTCCGAACATACGGAGCGGCCCGATCCTCCGCTGGCTGCGCTCGAAGCGATGGCCGATCAGATTGCGGCCAGGGGTATTCGTCACATCGATGGTGACATTCTCGGCGATGACTCCTGGTTTGTGCATGAGCCGTATGGAGCGGGCTGGGGCTGGGACGACCTGGACTGGAGTTATGGAGCGCCGGTCTCTGCGCTCACGGTCAATGACAATGTGGTTTATCTGAACATCGCGCCCAATCCGGCCTCGGTGGGTGGCACGCCGACGTGGAATCCGGATACGCCTTACTACTCGTTGGAGAACTCGCTACAGTTTCTGCCCGGACGTGAAGAGGCCAGCACGGGAATGGACCGTCCTGTCGGCTCGAAGGTGGTGCGGCTCTTCGGCACAGCGAATCAGGGCGGTGTGCATGTGGCCCTGGCCATCGAAGATCCCGCGGAATACGCCGCGACGGCACTGCGCCAGATGCTGCTCGCTCGCGGCATCACGGTTTCCGGGCAGGCCCGCGCACAGCATCGCTTCTCGACCGACACAGCCGATTTTCGCGTCGAGGTGAACCAGCCGCTCGTTCTGCATCCGCTCTCGCTCGCGACGATTGAGCCGCCGGCGACCGCGATGCAGCTACTGGCCTCGCATGTGTCGGTGCCCTTCGAGCAGGACATTACGGTGACGAATAAAGTCAGCCAGAACCTCCACGCCGAACTCTATTTGCGTATTCTTGGCCGCCTGGAAGGTGGCGATGGCTCGCTCGCGCAGGGGCTGCGCGTAGTGCGGACTTTTCTGACAGCGACCGGCAGTCAGGGGCCAGGCGTCGATCCCGGTGATTTTGTTTTCTACGATGGCTCGGGGCTCTCTCCGCAGGATCTCATCACGCCGCGCGCGCTCACAAAGCTGCTGAGCTGGGCGGCCACGCAGCCGTGGGGTGAGGAGTATCGCTCCAGCCTGCCTGTGGGTGGTGTCGATGGCACGCTCGCCGGAAGGTTTACCGAGCCCTCGCTGCGGGGGAAGGTCTTCGCCAAGACAGGCACGCTCTCCGAGGTGCATGGTCTCAGCGGTTATCTGACGGCAGCGAGCGGACGCACACTCACCTTCTCGATTCTGTGCAATGACCGCACGCCCACCGGAGATGCGGCGCGTGTGGCCATGGATAAGATCGTTGCGGCGATTGCGGCAGCGAACTGA
- the folP gene encoding dihydropteroate synthase, with protein MPFVRRDRFDWELRTRTLPLGHRTRVMGILNVTPDSFSDGSRYAAIETALEHALRLLDEGADLLDIGGESTRPGRHPEISAEEEQERILPVIAAVLRERPDTVISVDTYKASTAQAAIQAGAEIINDISGFLWDPAMASVCAETQCGVVLMHTRGRSEEWRSLPPLADDEVAPLVKWDLAARLLAATQAGVTQKHIVLDPGYGFGKSFDENYPLLAHQDALRELRCGLLVGISRKSFLGRRLADLHGGKDAPVEAREHATIAANVAAILAGAHIVRVHAVRPMTEAARIADAILESA; from the coding sequence ATGCCCTTTGTACGACGAGACCGATTCGACTGGGAGCTGCGCACACGCACGCTGCCATTGGGCCATCGCACTCGGGTGATGGGCATCCTCAATGTGACGCCGGACTCCTTCTCCGACGGCAGCCGCTATGCAGCCATCGAGACCGCGTTGGAACATGCGCTGCGCCTGCTCGACGAAGGGGCGGACCTCCTCGATATCGGCGGCGAATCCACGCGTCCCGGACGGCATCCCGAGATATCCGCGGAGGAGGAACAGGAGCGCATCCTGCCGGTGATCGCAGCCGTCCTGCGCGAACGGCCCGATACGGTGATCTCCGTCGATACGTATAAAGCCTCAACCGCACAGGCCGCCATACAAGCAGGCGCAGAGATCATCAACGACATCAGCGGTTTTCTCTGGGACCCGGCCATGGCATCCGTCTGCGCCGAGACGCAGTGCGGCGTGGTGCTGATGCATACTCGCGGACGCTCCGAAGAGTGGCGCAGCCTGCCACCACTGGCCGACGACGAAGTCGCGCCTCTGGTCAAATGGGACCTCGCCGCGCGTCTGCTCGCGGCAACGCAGGCGGGCGTGACGCAGAAGCATATCGTGCTCGACCCCGGCTACGGCTTCGGAAAATCCTTCGACGAAAACTACCCCCTGCTGGCGCATCAGGATGCGCTCCGGGAGCTCCGCTGCGGGCTGCTCGTCGGCATCTCGCGAAAGTCTTTCCTCGGACGCAGGCTGGCCGATCTCCACGGCGGCAAGGATGCGCCGGTCGAGGCACGCGAGCACGCCACCATCGCAGCCAATGTCGCCGCTATCCTCGCCGGAGCGCACATTGTCCGCGTGCATGCCGTGCGGCCGATGACGGAAGCGGCGCGCATCGCCGATGCCATCCTCGAATCGGCATAA
- a CDS encoding proline iminopeptidase-family hydrolase: MRMRLFAALLVLLSPAACTVRAQAHRPAVSAVYPIGDGYIDAHGVMIYYQTIGRGAPLLVLHGGPGDSHDYFLPYLLPLARTNKLIFIDERGSGKSEKLADPHQYTVENMADDVEAVRIALGLGKISLLGHSYGGVLAQAYALKYQDHLSHLILASTFSSTKEMNQVLAKIKSQMPVNRQALATALEHAGLFGKGAPWERGRYPQAYATLAWGDGYFPKLYGARPDPNYDPGAQDTQIAWDVYREMWGSHGEFVIDGNLTSVEYVNRLATIKVPTLILAGDHDECDPSMSKEMNAKIKGSKLVILPNSGHMAFVDQPVLWNDAVAKFVNGK, from the coding sequence ATGAGAATGCGCCTTTTCGCCGCTCTTCTCGTTCTTCTCTCACCCGCAGCATGCACCGTCCGCGCCCAGGCGCATCGTCCGGCCGTGTCTGCGGTCTATCCAATCGGCGATGGGTACATCGACGCGCACGGCGTAATGATCTACTACCAAACGATCGGGCGCGGCGCGCCGCTCCTGGTGCTGCACGGCGGCCCGGGCGACTCGCACGACTACTTTCTGCCCTACCTGCTGCCCCTTGCGCGAACGAACAAGCTCATCTTCATCGACGAGCGCGGCTCGGGAAAATCAGAAAAGCTGGCCGACCCGCATCAGTACACGGTCGAAAACATGGCTGACGATGTAGAAGCGGTGCGCATTGCGCTCGGCCTCGGAAAGATCAGCCTGCTCGGCCATTCCTACGGCGGCGTGCTGGCGCAGGCCTATGCCCTCAAGTATCAGGATCACCTCTCGCACCTCATCCTGGCCTCGACCTTCTCGAGCACAAAGGAAATGAACCAGGTGCTGGCGAAGATCAAGAGCCAGATGCCCGTGAACCGCCAGGCCCTGGCCACCGCGCTCGAGCACGCGGGGCTCTTTGGAAAGGGCGCGCCATGGGAACGCGGACGCTATCCGCAGGCCTACGCAACGCTGGCCTGGGGTGACGGCTACTTCCCGAAGCTCTATGGCGCGCGGCCCGATCCGAACTATGATCCCGGCGCTCAGGACACGCAGATCGCCTGGGATGTTTACCGCGAAATGTGGGGCTCACACGGTGAGTTTGTCATCGATGGCAACCTGACCAGCGTGGAGTATGTGAACCGCCTCGCAACCATCAAGGTACCGACGCTCATTCTCGCCGGCGATCATGATGAATGCGATCCCTCGATGTCGAAGGAGATGAACGCGAAGATCAAGGGATCGAAGCTGGTGATTCTGCCCAACAGCGGCCACATGGCCTTTGTCGATCAGCCCGTGCTTTGGAATGATGCCGTGGCGAAGTTCGTCAATGGCAAATAA
- a CDS encoding GH92 family glycosyl hydrolase, translating to MGKAALLLSLSACLLPAALAAGQDAVSYVNPLLGTEKSAIGYGGTMPFVTPPFGMTNWTPQTRQNRLGVVSYNYDDPTISGFMGTHQPAIWMGDYGYITLMPESGALETTPEARALPYAHTSETAHPDDYAVTLQSKNGAIAAEMTATERCALMRFRFPKGGNATTAARILVEASRPSVAGMVTLDAKAHEITGYNPDRTDRNLGPFALPNFRGYFVVEFREAWRNAKTYGLDDASAKQSRGAYAEFTPGTEVEVRIGTSFLSIDQARENLHRELPAWNFDAVRAQLHRQWEEKLGRLQIDGATDREKSRLYTALYHALLYPRVFSEYGRYYSAFDDTIHNGESYTAYSIWDTFRAENSMLTLMAPERIDGMITALLQNFKEGGWMPKWPNPSYTNIMIATHADSLVAEAFRKGFHGFDRDVAWQAVYKDAMTPPDGDTTRRWYDREPHTPYEARAGLTYYKQLGYIPTDKTAEASSSTLEDSYDDWCVAQIAKALGKENDYRFFLHRSLNDRNLYNPAVGLMNGKKSDGSWAPLGGKSDSESNRQQAGWTEGDAWVYTWSPLHDQAGIIDLMGGAQAYDAKLDAHFAGGHNYHANEPSHHYGYLYDFGGEPWKTQAKVREIAAKEYGYDQGGLDGDDDCGQMSSWLLFTALGFYPVNPASGDYMIGSPMYAAMSLRLASGKTFRVEAENNSATNPYIQSATLNGKPLTIPVLTWEQIQAGGTLHFVMGPQPSQWGSGWRPAPVE from the coding sequence ATGGGTAAAGCCGCTCTTCTGCTCTCGCTCTCCGCCTGCCTGCTCCCGGCCGCGCTCGCCGCCGGACAGGACGCCGTCTCCTACGTGAACCCGCTGCTCGGCACGGAAAAGAGCGCCATCGGCTACGGCGGCACGATGCCGTTCGTGACACCGCCCTTCGGCATGACCAACTGGACGCCGCAGACGCGCCAGAACCGGCTCGGCGTCGTCTCCTACAACTACGACGACCCGACCATCTCCGGCTTCATGGGCACGCATCAGCCGGCCATCTGGATGGGCGACTATGGCTACATCACCCTCATGCCGGAATCGGGAGCCCTCGAAACCACGCCCGAAGCACGCGCACTGCCCTACGCGCATACTTCCGAAACAGCGCATCCCGATGACTACGCCGTCACGCTCCAATCGAAGAACGGCGCAATCGCAGCCGAAATGACCGCGACCGAGCGCTGCGCGCTGATGCGCTTTCGCTTTCCCAAAGGCGGTAATGCCACCACGGCTGCTCGCATCTTAGTCGAGGCGTCTCGGCCCAGCGTCGCCGGCATGGTCACGCTCGATGCAAAGGCGCACGAGATCACCGGCTACAATCCCGACCGCACCGACCGCAACCTCGGTCCCTTTGCGCTGCCGAATTTTCGCGGCTACTTTGTCGTGGAATTCCGCGAGGCATGGCGCAATGCGAAGACCTACGGGCTCGACGATGCGAGCGCAAAGCAAAGCCGCGGCGCCTATGCCGAGTTCACTCCGGGCACAGAAGTCGAAGTGCGCATCGGCACCTCCTTCCTGAGCATCGACCAGGCGCGTGAGAACCTCCACCGCGAGCTTCCGGCCTGGAATTTTGACGCCGTGCGCGCACAGCTGCATCGGCAATGGGAAGAGAAGCTCGGGCGCCTGCAGATCGACGGCGCAACCGACCGCGAGAAGTCGCGCCTCTACACCGCGCTCTATCATGCGCTGCTCTATCCGCGTGTCTTCTCCGAGTATGGCCGCTACTACAGCGCCTTCGACGACACCATCCACAATGGCGAGAGCTACACCGCCTACTCCATCTGGGATACCTTCCGCGCCGAAAACAGCATGCTCACGCTGATGGCCCCCGAACGCATCGATGGCATGATCACCGCGCTCCTGCAGAACTTCAAGGAAGGCGGTTGGATGCCGAAGTGGCCGAATCCGAGCTACACCAACATCATGATCGCCACCCACGCCGATTCGCTCGTCGCCGAGGCCTTCCGCAAAGGCTTTCATGGATTCGACCGCGACGTGGCCTGGCAGGCCGTCTACAAAGATGCGATGACGCCACCCGACGGCGACACCACCCGGCGCTGGTATGACCGCGAACCGCATACTCCCTACGAGGCGCGCGCCGGCCTCACCTACTACAAGCAGCTCGGCTACATCCCCACCGACAAGACCGCCGAAGCCTCTTCGAGCACGCTCGAAGACAGCTATGACGACTGGTGCGTGGCGCAGATCGCAAAGGCGCTGGGCAAAGAGAACGACTATCGCTTCTTTCTGCATCGCTCGCTCAACGACCGCAACCTGTACAACCCTGCCGTCGGCCTGATGAACGGCAAAAAGTCGGATGGCTCCTGGGCGCCGCTCGGCGGCAAGAGCGACTCCGAATCCAATCGCCAGCAGGCCGGATGGACCGAAGGCGATGCGTGGGTCTACACCTGGTCGCCGCTGCACGATCAGGCCGGGATCATCGACCTGATGGGCGGCGCGCAGGCCTATGACGCAAAGCTCGACGCGCACTTTGCCGGCGGCCATAACTATCACGCCAACGAGCCAAGCCACCACTATGGCTACCTCTACGACTTTGGCGGAGAGCCCTGGAAGACGCAGGCCAAGGTGCGCGAGATCGCGGCGAAGGAGTATGGCTACGATCAGGGCGGCCTCGACGGCGACGATGACTGCGGACAGATGTCCTCGTGGCTGCTCTTCACCGCGCTCGGCTTCTACCCGGTGAACCCGGCCAGCGGCGATTACATGATCGGCAGCCCGATGTATGCGGCCATGTCGCTGCGCCTCGCCAGCGGCAAAACCTTCCGCGTAGAGGCGGAAAATAACTCGGCGACGAATCCGTACATTCAGTCGGCGACGCTCAACGGCAAGCCGCTCACCATTCCCGTGCTCACCTGGGAGCAGATCCAGGCCGGCGGCACGCTGCATTTCGTCATGGGCCCGCAGCCATCGCAGTGGGGCAGCGGATGGCGTCCGGCGCCGGTGGAATAG
- a CDS encoding carboxymuconolactone decarboxylase family protein encodes MAHISLPEGLPGIRGPMAFRPETARPMNLLAEELLHAPNALTGGERELIATYVSSLNDCYFCQTVHGAIAAAHLDGDEELVRRVKADFQHADISEKLKALLVIAGKVQRGGKHVTAEDVAAARAQGATDLEIHDTVLIAAAFCMFNRYVDGLATWQPRDEATYRERGKKTAREGYVSMSREYLPEPAGKV; translated from the coding sequence ATGGCGCATATTTCCCTCCCCGAAGGACTGCCCGGCATCCGCGGCCCCATGGCCTTTCGCCCCGAAACCGCACGGCCCATGAACCTGCTTGCGGAAGAGCTGCTGCACGCGCCAAACGCACTGACCGGCGGTGAGCGCGAGCTGATCGCCACCTACGTCTCTTCCCTCAACGACTGCTATTTCTGCCAGACCGTGCACGGCGCCATCGCTGCCGCGCATCTGGATGGCGATGAAGAGCTGGTACGGCGCGTAAAAGCCGACTTTCAGCATGCAGATATCTCTGAAAAGCTGAAGGCGCTGCTGGTCATCGCCGGAAAAGTGCAACGCGGAGGCAAACATGTCACCGCCGAGGACGTAGCCGCGGCCCGCGCGCAGGGCGCGACCGACCTGGAGATTCACGACACGGTGCTCATCGCCGCAGCGTTCTGCATGTTCAATCGCTACGTCGACGGCCTCGCCACCTGGCAGCCGCGCGACGAAGCCACCTATCGCGAGCGCGGCAAGAAGACAGCCCGCGAAGGCTACGTCTCGATGAGCCGCGAATATCTGCCCGAACCGGCAGGAAAGGTATAG
- a CDS encoding carboxymuconolactone decarboxylase family protein, with the protein MAHIALKEGLPGITGGFDFRPETAKPMRELAHILLHEPSTLTGGERELIATYVSSLNDCFFCQASHGAAAAAHLNSHLGEDGEQVVAEVKAAPDAAPVSAKLKALLVIAGKVQSDGKHVTPDDVAAARAEGATDLEIHDTVLIAAAFCMYNRYVDGLGTWQPRDPNAYREMGRHLAQKGYRTPSGE; encoded by the coding sequence ATGGCGCACATTGCACTCAAGGAAGGGCTGCCGGGCATCACCGGCGGCTTCGATTTTCGCCCCGAAACAGCGAAGCCCATGCGCGAGCTCGCGCATATCCTGCTGCATGAGCCGAGCACGCTAACCGGAGGCGAACGCGAACTCATCGCCACCTATGTCTCCTCGCTCAACGACTGCTTCTTCTGCCAGGCCAGCCATGGCGCCGCGGCGGCCGCTCATCTGAACTCGCATTTGGGCGAAGACGGCGAACAGGTGGTGGCCGAGGTCAAGGCCGCCCCGGATGCAGCTCCCGTCTCCGCGAAGCTGAAGGCTCTTCTGGTCATCGCCGGAAAGGTTCAGAGCGACGGCAAGCATGTCACGCCGGACGATGTCGCTGCGGCGCGAGCCGAGGGCGCGACCGACCTCGAGATTCACGACACCGTGCTCATCGCTGCGGCCTTCTGCATGTACAACCGCTATGTCGATGGCCTCGGCACCTGGCAGCCGCGCGACCCCAACGCGTATCGCGAAATGGGCAGGCACCTTGCCCAGAAGGGTTATCGAACACCCTCCGGCGAATAG
- a CDS encoding GxGYxYP domain-containing protein — protein sequence MPISRRNFLALSGAAAGASALPRIAFAQSGQGSQTYWPADRALPIFPQAHHLDAADLTSLTGDEQGLLVSLQGIVNRKEPRLYFYWGTDPTTQNWLSLIKIPYTTSTDPWSLFHRYIQEADGAIVFDPNVPDTINLATTLAGMKNAVVATADLAATYGLRIIEDFRGKFTDKFGVYNYALSNVWPKTTKRMVTAIGPSNTQEVSGVNWTTLLEVTAPVTDASNKAAYTADLSSFLSTSSTVYVKFQDAYSNTGWGPSVSQVTVTADGTTIASFQPGTSAETPYLFENGSSQLASGGWRFADNTEYFIYKFTAPAGTKQLVLTVTMWNQYFVTATSTQPSYQVVNPLFRDYIVANSAPVFWLDPDVTEEATLMGQILATFEPDTAYLGWFPNGDEMPGVTLCGQNSTYVVAADVFYNGSALSGVRAPIRQSQKPVKPPTKVENKIYISFTMVEGDNIQYNQHRMLMMWEDATRGQVPLGWSISVLLRDIAPAMLSYYQETATANDLLVAGPSGAGYTYPAVWPSSTLPKYMRQSGEYMQATGMQTLFAYDRNGSTDLTITTALVDLYRQNIPGLQGIVYNYESASTISLIDGLPVAQLLGVNDLSSGETQLAAIASSWDSSAPLFVAAGLESWNMMPADAVSLANAMGSDFELLRPDAWFALAKQALGKS from the coding sequence ATGCCCATCTCCCGCAGAAACTTTCTCGCCCTCAGCGGTGCCGCCGCCGGCGCCAGCGCCCTGCCCCGCATCGCCTTCGCCCAATCCGGGCAGGGCTCGCAGACCTACTGGCCCGCGGATCGCGCCCTGCCCATCTTCCCTCAAGCCCACCACCTCGACGCCGCCGACCTCACCTCCCTCACCGGCGACGAGCAGGGGCTGCTGGTATCGCTGCAGGGCATCGTCAACCGCAAGGAGCCGCGGCTCTACTTCTACTGGGGCACCGATCCCACAACCCAGAACTGGCTGAGCCTGATCAAGATTCCCTACACCACAAGCACCGACCCGTGGTCGCTCTTTCATCGCTATATTCAGGAAGCCGACGGCGCCATCGTCTTCGACCCTAACGTTCCGGACACCATCAACCTGGCCACTACGCTTGCCGGCATGAAGAATGCCGTCGTCGCTACGGCCGACCTTGCCGCCACCTACGGCCTTCGCATCATCGAAGACTTCCGTGGCAAATTCACGGATAAGTTCGGGGTCTACAACTATGCGCTGAGCAATGTATGGCCGAAGACCACGAAGCGCATGGTCACCGCCATCGGTCCCTCGAATACGCAGGAGGTAAGCGGCGTGAACTGGACCACGCTGCTCGAAGTCACCGCACCGGTCACTGACGCCTCGAACAAGGCTGCCTATACGGCGGATCTCAGCTCATTCCTGAGCACCAGTTCCACGGTTTATGTGAAGTTTCAGGATGCCTATTCGAACACCGGCTGGGGCCCATCGGTATCGCAGGTCACGGTCACTGCGGATGGCACAACGATCGCTTCCTTCCAGCCCGGCACTTCGGCCGAAACACCCTATCTTTTTGAGAATGGCAGCTCGCAGCTGGCCTCGGGCGGATGGCGATTCGCCGACAATACGGAGTACTTCATCTACAAGTTCACCGCGCCGGCCGGCACCAAGCAGCTCGTGCTGACCGTGACCATGTGGAACCAGTATTTTGTCACCGCGACAAGCACGCAACCGAGCTACCAGGTAGTGAACCCGCTCTTCCGCGACTACATCGTGGCCAACAGCGCGCCCGTCTTCTGGCTCGACCCCGATGTGACCGAAGAGGCCACGCTGATGGGCCAGATCCTTGCCACCTTCGAGCCCGACACGGCCTACCTCGGCTGGTTCCCGAACGGCGACGAGATGCCCGGCGTCACACTCTGCGGCCAGAACTCGACCTATGTGGTCGCGGCCGACGTCTTCTACAACGGCTCGGCTCTCAGCGGCGTGCGAGCGCCCATCCGGCAATCGCAGAAGCCTGTGAAGCCGCCGACAAAGGTTGAGAACAAAATCTACATCTCCTTCACCATGGTCGAAGGCGACAACATCCAGTACAACCAGCACCGCATGCTGATGATGTGGGAAGACGCCACGCGCGGGCAGGTTCCGCTCGGCTGGAGCATCAGCGTGCTGCTGCGCGATATTGCTCCGGCGATGCTCAGCTATTACCAGGAAACGGCAACGGCAAACGATCTGCTCGTCGCCGGGCCTTCCGGCGCAGGGTATACCTATCCCGCAGTGTGGCCCAGCTCCACGCTGCCGAAGTATATGAGGCAAAGCGGCGAGTATATGCAGGCCACCGGCATGCAGACCCTCTTTGCCTACGATCGCAACGGCAGCACCGACCTCACCATCACTACCGCACTGGTCGATCTCTACCGGCAAAATATTCCCGGTCTCCAGGGCATTGTCTACAACTACGAATCGGCAAGCACCATCAGCCTCATCGATGGCCTTCCGGTCGCGCAACTGCTCGGCGTGAACGATCTCTCCAGCGGGGAAACGCAGCTTGCTGCCATCGCCTCAAGCTGGGACAGCTCGGCGCCGCTGTTCGTAGCAGCGGGACTCGAGTCCTGGAACATGATGCCGGCCGATGCCGTATCGCTGGCCAACGCCATGGGTTCGGACTTCGAGCTGCTGCGGCCCGACGCGTGGTTCGCGCTGGCGAAGCAGGCACTCGGCAAGTCGTAA
- a CDS encoding LacI family DNA-binding transcriptional regulator, whose amino-acid sequence MAVRLKDIAADLGVSMVTVSKVLRGKPDVGEETRQRVLKRVEELNYRPNMLARGLASGKSYTVGLIVPDLVHTFFAEFAKGLSKALRRRSYQLILASAEEDPEMEREEIDQLLGRGVDALLIASCQSSTEGFASLIESKRPYLLFDRLLPELDAHFVGTDDLQAGRIATEHLISLGRKHIAHIGGEGMSTAADRLAGYRAALEAHGLPFREELTLKRARLEDVGDQTGREAMNQLLQLPQPPDAVFCYNDLTAVGAISAIRAHGLRVPEDVAVIGCGNLRLAPYLDVPLSSVDQLSALQGERAAQIALAVIAGKAGQVEKEIRMKPQLIARASTVGKGSL is encoded by the coding sequence GTGGCCGTACGCCTGAAAGACATCGCTGCAGATCTTGGAGTCTCCATGGTCACCGTCTCCAAGGTGCTGCGCGGCAAGCCGGACGTAGGCGAAGAGACTCGCCAGCGCGTGCTCAAGCGCGTGGAGGAGCTGAATTACCGGCCCAACATGCTGGCGCGCGGACTCGCGTCCGGCAAGAGCTACACCGTCGGGCTCATCGTGCCGGACCTCGTACACACCTTCTTCGCGGAGTTTGCCAAGGGCCTCAGCAAGGCGCTGCGGCGGCGCTCGTATCAGCTCATCCTCGCCTCGGCCGAGGAAGATCCGGAGATGGAGCGGGAGGAGATCGATCAGCTGCTGGGCCGCGGCGTAGACGCGCTCCTGATCGCCTCCTGTCAATCGAGCACAGAAGGATTTGCCTCCCTGATCGAATCGAAGCGGCCCTACCTGCTCTTCGATCGCCTGCTGCCGGAGCTCGATGCGCACTTCGTCGGCACCGACGATCTGCAGGCCGGGCGCATTGCGACTGAGCACCTCATCAGCCTTGGGCGTAAGCACATCGCGCACATCGGCGGCGAAGGCATGAGCACGGCGGCGGACCGTCTCGCGGGCTATCGTGCCGCGCTCGAAGCCCATGGCTTGCCCTTTCGTGAGGAGCTCACCCTCAAGCGCGCGCGCCTTGAGGACGTGGGTGACCAGACCGGTCGCGAAGCCATGAACCAGCTCCTGCAGCTTCCTCAGCCGCCGGATGCGGTCTTCTGCTACAACGATCTGACCGCAGTCGGCGCGATCTCCGCCATTCGCGCGCATGGGTTGCGCGTGCCGGAGGATGTGGCTGTGATTGGTTGCGGCAACCTGCGCCTGGCGCCGTATCTCGATGTGCCGCTAAGTTCCGTCGATCAGCTGAGCGCGCTGCAGGGTGAGCGCGCCGCGCAGATCGCGCTCGCGGTCATTGCAGGCAAGGCCGGTCAGGTGGAAAAGGAAATCCGCATGAAGCCGCAGCTGATCGCACGCGCATCGACGGTCGGAAAAGGCAGTCTCTAG